The Callospermophilus lateralis isolate mCalLat2 chromosome 3, mCalLat2.hap1, whole genome shotgun sequence genome has a segment encoding these proteins:
- the Tp53inp2 gene encoding tumor protein p53-inducible nuclear protein 2 isoform X2 — protein sequence MFQRLTSLFFSTPSPPEDSDYPHAFVSQEDEVDGWLIIDLPEGPGLGPTRLQSSPLEDLLIEHPSMSVYVTGSTIVLEPGPPSPHPDAALPDGDLGEGELATARREPRVLHHAAAPLPARAVLLEKAGQVRRLQRARQRAERHALSAKAVQRQNRARESRPRRPKHQGSFIYQPCQHQFNY from the exons ATGTTCCAGCGCCTCACCAGCCTCTTCTTCAGTACTCCCTCCCCACCAGAAGACTCCGACTATCCCCACGCCTTTGTCTCCCAGGAAGATGAAGTGGACGGCTGGCTTATCATTGACCTGCCGG aggGGCCCGGCCTCGGACCCACCCGCCTCCAGAGCAGCCCCCTGGAGGACCTCCTCATCGAGCACCCCAGTATGTCCGTTTACGTCACCGGCAGCACCATAGTGCTGGAGCCTGGGCCCCCTTCCCCGCACCCAGACGCTGCGCTGCCAGATGGCGACCTCGGAGAAGG AGAGTTGGCAACCGCCCGCCGCGAGCCCCGGGTCCTGCACCACGCCGCGGCTCCTCTGCCCGCGCGGGCGGTACTGCTGGAGAAGGCTGGCCAGGTACGACGACTGCAGCGGGCCCGGCAGCGGGCTGAGCGCCATGCGCTGAGCGCCAAGGCGGTGCAACGGCAGAACCGCGCCCGTGAGAGCCGTCCGCGCCGGCCTAAGCACCAGGGTAGCTTCATCTACCAGCCTTGCCAGCACCAGTTCAACTACTGA
- the Tp53inp2 gene encoding tumor protein p53-inducible nuclear protein 2 isoform X1 yields MFQRLTSLFFSTPSPPEDSDYPHAFVSQEDEVDGWLIIDLPDSYEASPSPGAASAPAGRPPPAPSLMDESWFVTPPACFTAEGPGLGPTRLQSSPLEDLLIEHPSMSVYVTGSTIVLEPGPPSPHPDAALPDGDLGEGELATARREPRVLHHAAAPLPARAVLLEKAGQVRRLQRARQRAERHALSAKAVQRQNRARESRPRRPKHQGSFIYQPCQHQFNY; encoded by the exons ATGTTCCAGCGCCTCACCAGCCTCTTCTTCAGTACTCCCTCCCCACCAGAAGACTCCGACTATCCCCACGCCTTTGTCTCCCAGGAAGATGAAGTGGACGGCTGGCTTATCATTGACCTGCCGG ACAGCTACGAGGCTTCCCCCAGCCCTGGGGCCGCCTCTGCCCCCGCGGGTCGCCCTCCGCCCGCGCCCTCCTTGATGGACGAGAGCTGGTTTGTTACCCCTcccgcctgttttactgcagaggGGCCCGGCCTCGGACCCACCCGCCTCCAGAGCAGCCCCCTGGAGGACCTCCTCATCGAGCACCCCAGTATGTCCGTTTACGTCACCGGCAGCACCATAGTGCTGGAGCCTGGGCCCCCTTCCCCGCACCCAGACGCTGCGCTGCCAGATGGCGACCTCGGAGAAGG AGAGTTGGCAACCGCCCGCCGCGAGCCCCGGGTCCTGCACCACGCCGCGGCTCCTCTGCCCGCGCGGGCGGTACTGCTGGAGAAGGCTGGCCAGGTACGACGACTGCAGCGGGCCCGGCAGCGGGCTGAGCGCCATGCGCTGAGCGCCAAGGCGGTGCAACGGCAGAACCGCGCCCGTGAGAGCCGTCCGCGCCGGCCTAAGCACCAGGGTAGCTTCATCTACCAGCCTTGCCAGCACCAGTTCAACTACTGA